Proteins encoded together in one Thermomonospora curvata DSM 43183 window:
- a CDS encoding HAD family hydrolase: MRTLVLWDIDRTLLSVDGLSAEVYATAHRQVTGRRPARLPAMAGKTDLAIITETLRLSHLTPTAELVSAFAGAVADHYSARTEEIRTRGRALPGAHAAVQALAAEPQVIQSVLTGNMRPIAEAKLAAFGFDEHLDLRIGAYGMDAATRPPLVALARQRTAATHGELITADRTVLIGDTPLDVQAARLTGARVIAVATGPSDETALRAAGADLVLPDLTDTPTILKAILTPTAK; encoded by the coding sequence ATGCGGACCTTGGTGCTGTGGGACATCGACCGTACCCTGCTCAGCGTCGACGGCCTCAGCGCCGAGGTCTACGCCACCGCGCACCGCCAGGTCACCGGCCGCCGGCCGGCGAGGCTGCCCGCGATGGCGGGCAAGACCGACCTTGCGATCATCACCGAGACGCTGCGGCTCAGCCATCTGACGCCCACCGCCGAACTGGTGAGCGCGTTCGCCGGCGCCGTGGCCGACCACTACTCCGCACGGACCGAAGAGATCCGGACCCGAGGGCGCGCACTCCCCGGAGCGCACGCCGCCGTCCAGGCACTGGCCGCCGAACCGCAGGTGATCCAGTCGGTGCTGACCGGGAACATGCGACCGATCGCAGAGGCGAAACTGGCCGCATTCGGTTTCGACGAGCACCTGGACCTGCGGATCGGCGCCTACGGCATGGACGCCGCCACCCGCCCACCCCTGGTCGCCCTGGCCCGGCAGCGCACCGCCGCCACCCACGGCGAACTGATCACAGCCGACCGCACCGTCCTGATCGGAGACACCCCCCTGGACGTCCAGGCCGCCCGCCTCACAGGCGCCCGCGTGATCGCCGTGGCCACCGGCCCCAGCGACGAGACGGCCCTGCGAGCCGCCGGCGCCGACCTCGTCCTGCCCGACCTCACCGACACCCCCACCATCCTCAAGGCGATCCTGACGCCCACCGCGAAATGA
- a CDS encoding dienelactone hydrolase family protein, whose amino-acid sequence MTAHRSVPGAVDPAAVLSEEVTVERDGMPVRGYLARPRSGTPAPGLLVLHEAFGLNEHIRDLARRFAGAGFVALAPDLYSRTGAPDPADMPAVLEAMFALPDEQVVADLDALAAYLRGRSDVTGAVGEIGFCAGGRQVLLHACSSRAVDAAVDCWGGYIRRARPEAEVTASRPVPVIDLVPRLSCPLLAVGGVEDTNPSPADLAELETRLRAAGKPGRVRVFDGAGHAFLADYRPTYRPEAAHALWGEVIEFLRAHLVKQD is encoded by the coding sequence GTGACCGCCCACCGGAGCGTGCCGGGTGCCGTGGACCCGGCGGCGGTGCTGAGCGAAGAGGTCACCGTGGAGCGGGACGGGATGCCGGTCCGCGGCTACCTCGCCCGCCCGCGGAGCGGGACGCCCGCGCCGGGACTGCTGGTGCTGCACGAGGCGTTCGGGCTCAACGAGCACATCCGTGACCTGGCCCGCCGGTTCGCGGGGGCCGGTTTCGTCGCGCTCGCGCCGGACCTGTACAGCCGTACGGGGGCGCCCGACCCCGCCGACATGCCCGCGGTGCTGGAGGCGATGTTCGCGCTCCCCGACGAGCAGGTGGTGGCCGATCTGGACGCGCTGGCCGCCTACCTGCGCGGGCGTTCCGACGTCACCGGCGCCGTCGGTGAGATCGGGTTCTGTGCCGGCGGCCGGCAGGTGCTGCTTCATGCGTGTTCGAGCCGGGCGGTGGACGCCGCGGTGGACTGCTGGGGCGGGTACATACGGCGGGCCCGTCCCGAGGCGGAGGTGACGGCGAGCCGTCCGGTGCCGGTGATCGATCTGGTTCCGCGGCTGTCGTGCCCGCTGCTGGCGGTGGGCGGCGTGGAGGACACCAACCCCTCGCCCGCCGACCTTGCCGAGTTGGAGACGCGGCTGCGCGCGGCGGGCAAGCCGGGGAGGGTCCGGGTGTTCGACGGGGCGGGCCATGCCTTTCTCGCCGACTACCGGCCCACCTATCGGCCGGAGGCCGCCCACGCCCTGTGGGGGGAGGTCATCGAGTTCCTACGCGCCCACCTGGTGAAGCAGGACTGA
- a CDS encoding sporulation protein: MIFRQMLGAFGVGGPSVETVLTSAQCRPGEILTGEVRLQGGEQDAYIDRIVLSLVTEAEFEHDDHEGTAGLEFHQGAITGGFVVGAHQFHTIPFQVPLPWELPITQVYGRHLDGMVLGVRTEVEVAGQLDKGDLDPIAVTPLPSQQRVLDAFAELGFVFKNADLEYGQISGLNQQLPFYQEIEFYAPPQYSGHINEVELTFVTDPHHLVVVLEADRRGDLFSEGEDVYGRLHVPHDQALYMAWEHEITNWLQAVIGRLSGGHVTYGHHEVHGGHAAYGHHEVHGGHGSHGHFEGHGGHGGHGGPGWAGVAAGAAAGFVAGAVVNELLDDDSEEEEEQETDVVEAAQAAAYEAAYQVAYQEAIEEAVEDAYEDAYEAAYEAAYEEAYEEASEIFEDED; encoded by the coding sequence ATGATCTTCAGGCAGATGCTGGGCGCGTTCGGCGTGGGCGGCCCTTCGGTGGAGACGGTGCTGACGTCCGCGCAGTGCCGGCCGGGTGAGATCCTGACCGGTGAAGTGCGGCTGCAGGGCGGCGAGCAGGACGCCTACATCGACCGGATCGTGCTCAGCCTGGTCACCGAGGCGGAGTTCGAGCACGACGACCATGAGGGCACCGCGGGGCTGGAGTTCCACCAGGGCGCGATCACCGGCGGGTTCGTCGTGGGCGCCCACCAGTTCCACACCATCCCGTTCCAAGTGCCGCTGCCGTGGGAACTGCCGATCACCCAGGTGTACGGGCGGCACCTGGACGGCATGGTGCTGGGGGTGCGCACCGAGGTGGAGGTGGCCGGGCAGCTCGACAAGGGCGACCTGGACCCGATCGCGGTCACTCCCCTGCCGTCCCAGCAGCGGGTGCTGGACGCCTTCGCCGAGCTGGGCTTCGTCTTCAAAAACGCCGACCTCGAATACGGCCAGATCTCCGGGCTGAACCAGCAGCTGCCGTTCTACCAGGAGATCGAGTTCTACGCCCCGCCGCAGTACAGCGGCCACATCAACGAGGTCGAGCTGACGTTCGTGACCGACCCGCACCACCTGGTGGTGGTGCTGGAGGCCGACCGCCGCGGCGACCTGTTCTCCGAGGGCGAGGACGTCTACGGCCGCCTCCACGTCCCCCATGACCAGGCCCTGTACATGGCGTGGGAGCACGAGATCACCAACTGGCTGCAGGCGGTCATCGGCCGCCTGTCCGGCGGGCACGTCACCTACGGTCACCACGAGGTGCACGGCGGCCACGCCGCCTACGGTCACCACGAGGTGCACGGCGGCCACGGCTCTCACGGCCACTTCGAAGGCCACGGCGGGCATGGCGGGCATGGCGGTCCGGGCTGGGCGGGCGTGGCCGCCGGGGCCGCCGCCGGATTCGTCGCCGGCGCGGTGGTGAACGAACTGCTCGACGACGATTCCGAGGAGGAGGAAGAGCAAGAGACCGACGTGGTCGAGGCCGCCCAGGCCGCCGCCTACGAGGCCGCGTACCAGGTCGCCTACCAGGAGGCGATCGAAGAGGCCGTGGAAGACGCCTACGAAGATGCCTATGAGGCCGCCTACGAGGCGGCCTATGAAGAGGCCTACGAAGAGGCGTCCGAAATCTTCGAGGACGAGGACTGA
- a CDS encoding CaiB/BaiF CoA transferase family protein, producing MSTGPLEGITVIEFGGFIAGPFAGQLLGDYGARVIKVEPPGGDPMRRWGVLHEGRSLWWPAIARNKESVVLDLKTEKDRELARSLMVGADVVLENFAPGRMAEWGLDYASVAPDNPGLIMVHVSGFGQDGPRAHDRGFGSVAEAMGGLRALMGYPDRPPVRAGISLGDEIAAMFAVIGTLAALHERNRTGRGQEVDVGLYESVFALTESLLPDWEIGGVQRTRTGSTLPGVAPSNVYKTCDGVEILIAANADAIYQRLCQAMGRPELATDERFATHQARGRHAEELDEIIQSWVGTLDAATVEALLDDHGVPRGRIYTPADILADEQYAARKMITRLEAPGYPRPIPMPSVVPKFTRTPGTIRRPGPELGEHTEAVRREFGGDE from the coding sequence ATGAGCACCGGGCCGCTGGAAGGAATCACGGTCATCGAGTTCGGCGGCTTCATCGCCGGCCCCTTCGCCGGACAGTTGCTCGGCGACTACGGCGCACGAGTGATCAAAGTCGAGCCCCCCGGCGGGGACCCGATGCGCCGCTGGGGCGTGCTGCATGAGGGCCGCAGCCTGTGGTGGCCGGCGATCGCCCGCAACAAGGAATCGGTCGTCCTGGACCTGAAGACCGAGAAGGACCGCGAGCTGGCGCGCTCGCTCATGGTCGGCGCCGACGTGGTGCTGGAGAACTTCGCCCCCGGCCGGATGGCCGAATGGGGCCTGGACTACGCCTCGGTCGCCCCCGACAACCCCGGCCTCATCATGGTGCACGTCTCCGGCTTCGGCCAGGACGGGCCGCGCGCCCACGACCGCGGCTTCGGCAGCGTCGCCGAGGCCATGGGCGGCCTGCGCGCCCTGATGGGCTACCCGGACCGCCCCCCGGTGCGCGCCGGCATCAGCCTGGGAGACGAGATCGCGGCGATGTTCGCGGTGATCGGCACCCTGGCCGCGCTTCATGAACGCAACCGCACCGGCCGCGGCCAAGAGGTCGATGTGGGCCTGTATGAGAGTGTGTTCGCGCTGACCGAATCCCTGCTGCCGGACTGGGAGATCGGCGGCGTGCAGCGAACCAGGACCGGCAGCACCCTGCCCGGCGTCGCCCCCTCCAACGTCTACAAGACGTGCGACGGGGTGGAGATCCTCATCGCCGCCAACGCCGACGCGATCTACCAGCGCCTGTGCCAGGCGATGGGCCGCCCCGAGCTGGCCACCGACGAACGCTTCGCCACCCACCAGGCCCGCGGCCGCCACGCCGAGGAACTCGACGAAATCATCCAGTCCTGGGTCGGCACCCTGGACGCCGCAACGGTCGAGGCCCTGCTCGACGACCACGGCGTCCCCCGCGGCCGGATCTACACCCCCGCCGACATCCTGGCCGACGAACAGTACGCCGCCCGCAAGATGATCACCCGCCTGGAGGCCCCCGGCTACCCCCGACCGATCCCGATGCCCAGCGTGGTCCCCAAGTTCACCCGCACCCCGGGCACCATCCGCCGCCCGGGCCCGGAACTCGGCGAACACACCGAAGCAGTACGCCGCGAGTTCGGCGGGGACGAGTAA
- a CDS encoding TetR/AcrR family transcriptional regulator — protein MSDGASTTKAQPATPKGRRTEAAFLEAARRTFAEKGYFNTKISDIAAAAGRSPGSFYNYYDNKEQLLEALLEEFAQEVMTASTLESGSGDPYEGVRAAVTAYWHTYRKYLPEMIGLFQMSMTDERFRQRWREHRAAGIRGVLRGLHAAERSGHTIGLDLPTLASALVSLLESFCWTWLGAGGEADVAPPDDETAITTLTEIWYRTVYGAAPSA, from the coding sequence ATGAGCGACGGAGCGTCCACGACGAAGGCCCAGCCGGCCACGCCCAAGGGCCGGCGGACAGAGGCCGCGTTCCTGGAGGCGGCGCGGCGGACGTTCGCCGAGAAGGGCTACTTCAACACCAAGATCTCCGACATCGCGGCGGCGGCCGGCCGCTCGCCCGGGTCGTTCTACAACTACTACGACAACAAAGAACAGCTCCTGGAAGCGCTGCTGGAGGAGTTCGCCCAGGAGGTCATGACGGCCTCGACGCTGGAGTCCGGATCCGGCGACCCCTACGAGGGCGTCCGCGCCGCGGTCACCGCCTACTGGCACACCTACCGCAAGTACCTGCCGGAGATGATCGGCCTGTTCCAGATGTCCATGACGGACGAGCGTTTCCGGCAGCGGTGGCGGGAGCACCGGGCCGCCGGCATCCGGGGCGTGCTGCGCGGCCTGCACGCGGCCGAACGCTCCGGCCACACCATCGGACTGGACCTGCCGACACTGGCCTCGGCCCTGGTCAGCCTGCTGGAGTCGTTCTGCTGGACGTGGCTGGGGGCGGGCGGTGAGGCCGATGTCGCCCCTCCCGACGACGAGACCGCCATCACCACGCTCACCGAGATCTGGTACCGCACGGTCTACGGCGCGGCCCCTTCGGCGTGA
- a CDS encoding 4-hydroxyphenylacetate 3-hydroxylase N-terminal domain-containing protein gives MAMMNRSQYLASLDDGRRIFAEGQEVKDLASHPQFATAIKLVGDGYEAHYRPGEDASGPYFKIPRSRQELKEILEDLLTWDMVTVTTSQGLLALLTAAARIRPARPEYARRIEEYFEYCRAKDLRCVQAITDAKGDRRLPPSKQHDPDVYTRIIERRQDGIVVRGAKLHISSAAVSHELIVMPTKNMKEGEEDYAVACAIPVNAPGVRIVNTSYAPRERIEDFPVSSQHNMPEGFVILDDVFVPNERVFLAGEIEHSATFAHALGLWERLGGTAHLAEFGDQLVGLAQLVAEANGTDRIHHIREKIAEMIIYATLVRAGLEAAIANAEPSPEGWYFPSELYTNAAKHYAAAEYSRMVRHLHDIGGGAIVTAPSVRDLENEEVGPFIRKYMATKEDIDGEYRTRLFHAVRDFTADAYGGWQLVTMIQSGGGLYAQRLVARKHYDMERAKDLARKLAGLA, from the coding sequence ATGGCGATGATGAACAGGTCCCAGTACCTGGCCTCCCTCGACGACGGCCGGCGGATCTTCGCAGAGGGCCAGGAGGTCAAGGACCTCGCCTCCCACCCGCAGTTCGCCACCGCGATCAAGCTGGTGGGCGACGGGTACGAGGCGCACTACCGGCCGGGAGAGGACGCCAGCGGGCCGTATTTCAAGATCCCCCGCAGCCGCCAGGAGCTGAAAGAGATCCTGGAGGACCTGCTGACCTGGGACATGGTCACCGTGACCACCAGCCAGGGGCTGCTGGCCCTGCTGACCGCCGCGGCGCGGATCCGCCCCGCCCGGCCCGAGTACGCCCGCCGGATCGAGGAGTACTTCGAGTACTGCCGCGCCAAGGACCTGCGCTGCGTCCAGGCGATCACCGACGCCAAGGGGGACCGCCGGCTGCCGCCGAGCAAGCAGCACGACCCGGACGTCTACACCCGCATCATCGAGCGCCGCCAAGACGGCATCGTCGTCCGCGGCGCCAAACTGCACATCTCCTCGGCCGCGGTCAGCCACGAGCTGATCGTCATGCCGACCAAGAACATGAAGGAGGGCGAGGAGGACTACGCCGTCGCCTGCGCCATCCCGGTGAACGCCCCCGGCGTCCGCATCGTCAACACCAGTTATGCGCCCCGCGAGCGCATCGAGGACTTCCCCGTCAGCTCCCAGCACAACATGCCCGAGGGCTTTGTGATCCTCGACGACGTCTTCGTCCCCAACGAGCGGGTGTTCCTGGCCGGGGAGATCGAGCACTCGGCCACCTTCGCCCACGCCCTGGGGCTGTGGGAGCGGCTGGGCGGCACCGCCCACCTGGCCGAGTTCGGCGACCAGCTCGTCGGCCTGGCGCAACTGGTCGCCGAGGCCAACGGCACCGACCGCATCCACCACATCCGGGAAAAGATCGCGGAGATGATCATCTACGCGACGCTGGTGCGCGCCGGGCTGGAGGCCGCCATCGCCAACGCCGAACCCAGCCCAGAGGGCTGGTACTTCCCCAGCGAGCTGTACACCAACGCCGCCAAGCACTACGCCGCCGCCGAATACAGCCGCATGGTCCGCCACCTGCACGACATCGGCGGCGGCGCGATCGTCACCGCCCCCTCGGTGCGGGACCTGGAAAACGAAGAAGTCGGCCCCTTCATCCGCAAGTACATGGCGACCAAGGAGGACATCGACGGCGAGTACCGCACCCGCCTGTTCCACGCCGTCCGCGACTTCACCGCCGACGCCTACGGCGGCTGGCAGCTGGTCACCATGATCCAGTCCGGCGGCGGCCTGTACGCCCAGCGGCTGGTGGCCCGCAAGCACTACGACATGGAGCGGGCGAAGGACCTGGCGCGCAAGCTGGCGGGCCTGGCATGA
- a CDS encoding acyl-CoA dehydrogenase family protein, with the protein MSAAPLDPPRDLAAFAGFLRERLAPLVAEHARPAEADPDDDRIAAVEELREGHEEEVARARRFQRALYEAGVAWPSGPVEFGGLGLTDAHDEVLEDVLAEMGFPSREALFVGLNIVAPALLHHAAPALREEIVPALYRAELIGCQMFSEPGAGSDLAGVATRAVRDGDHWVLTGQKVWTSMAHLADVGEVLVRTDPAAPKHAGLTMFLLDMHAPGVTVRPIRQMTGGAAFNEVFLDGVRVPDARRIGGVGEGWRVALTSLGSERSTMSGAAGPLTPQVMERVTRLIRRLGAEDDPVLRPQLARTVAAVVAMRAAANLTPGSYTHRLEPVSGSIRKMLMNRAADHIARLAQDALGEKAFVDLGEKDTYAWSEFVLGVPALHIAGGTDEIQRNVIAQRGLGLPRSAPRAS; encoded by the coding sequence ATGAGCGCCGCCCCCCTCGACCCCCCGCGGGATCTGGCCGCCTTCGCCGGCTTCCTGCGCGAGCGGCTGGCCCCCCTCGTCGCCGAGCACGCCCGCCCGGCCGAGGCCGACCCCGACGACGACCGCATCGCGGCCGTCGAGGAACTCAGGGAAGGGCATGAGGAAGAAGTCGCCCGGGCGCGCCGCTTCCAGCGGGCGCTGTATGAGGCCGGCGTGGCCTGGCCCAGCGGCCCGGTCGAGTTCGGCGGCCTCGGGTTGACCGACGCCCACGACGAGGTCCTCGAAGACGTGCTGGCGGAGATGGGCTTCCCGTCGCGGGAGGCGTTGTTCGTCGGGCTCAACATCGTCGCCCCGGCCCTGCTCCACCACGCCGCGCCGGCGCTGCGCGAAGAGATCGTGCCCGCGCTCTACCGCGCCGAGCTCATCGGCTGCCAGATGTTCTCCGAACCCGGCGCCGGCTCCGACCTCGCCGGTGTCGCCACCCGCGCCGTCCGCGACGGCGACCACTGGGTCCTCACCGGGCAGAAGGTGTGGACCTCGATGGCCCACCTGGCGGACGTGGGGGAGGTCCTGGTCCGCACCGACCCCGCCGCGCCCAAGCACGCCGGGCTGACGATGTTCCTGCTGGACATGCACGCCCCCGGGGTGACGGTCCGGCCGATCCGGCAGATGACCGGCGGCGCGGCGTTCAACGAGGTGTTCCTGGACGGGGTGCGCGTGCCGGACGCCCGGCGCATCGGGGGAGTCGGCGAAGGCTGGCGCGTCGCCCTCACCAGCCTCGGCTCCGAGCGCAGCACGATGAGCGGCGCGGCCGGCCCCCTCACCCCGCAGGTGATGGAACGGGTGACGCGGCTGATCCGCCGGCTCGGCGCCGAGGACGACCCGGTGCTCCGCCCCCAGCTGGCGCGGACCGTGGCGGCCGTGGTCGCCATGCGGGCCGCCGCGAACCTCACCCCCGGCTCCTACACGCACCGCCTGGAGCCGGTCTCCGGGTCGATCCGCAAGATGCTCATGAACCGCGCCGCCGACCACATCGCCCGCCTCGCCCAGGACGCACTGGGCGAAAAGGCGTTCGTCGATCTCGGCGAGAAAGACACCTACGCCTGGTCGGAGTTCGTGCTCGGCGTCCCCGCCCTGCACATCGCCGGGGGCACCGACGAGATCCAGCGCAACGTCATCGCCCAGCGCGGGCTGGGCCTTCCCAGATCCGCACCGCGCGCGTCGTGA
- a CDS encoding homogentisate 1,2-dioxygenase: protein MESFVQLRRGKTPRQIHRDVGDLKDDELGRYGFTGRTAHLYRRNDPTRFRIEGDLAAVNVQTGELKPTDLEADGEPLVMFHNPDCRILLSRRGQVAPFYTRNIDGDELIFVHEGTGHFETEFGRLPYRPGDWVYLPKGTTYRQIPQDRSHLLIIEATEEFRVPEAGTLGRFFPFDPSLITIPEPEVFPDDGREEYEIRLRQREGRSSLFYPFNPLDVEGWRGDNFPFTFNIADYDVITSDDVHLPPTVHLFMQATGVYVLNFLPRPAEGKPGVERVPWYHRNTDYDEIAFYHGGSVFGVDMPAGLISHAPQGIHHGVPERARRRARRLFEQEKRVEWKVIAIDTRRRLIPTPVMLGAQPTQTKEEADKKEVRA, encoded by the coding sequence ATGGAATCGTTCGTCCAGCTCCGCCGGGGGAAGACCCCGCGGCAGATCCACCGGGACGTGGGGGACCTCAAAGACGACGAGCTCGGCCGCTACGGCTTCACCGGCCGCACCGCCCACCTGTACCGCCGCAACGACCCCACCCGGTTCCGCATCGAGGGCGACCTGGCCGCCGTCAACGTGCAGACCGGCGAGCTGAAGCCCACCGACCTGGAGGCCGACGGCGAGCCGCTGGTGATGTTCCACAACCCCGACTGCCGGATCCTGCTGAGCCGCCGCGGGCAGGTCGCGCCGTTCTACACCCGCAACATCGACGGCGATGAGCTGATCTTCGTCCACGAGGGGACCGGGCATTTCGAGACCGAGTTCGGGCGGCTGCCGTACCGGCCCGGCGACTGGGTGTACCTGCCCAAGGGCACCACCTACCGGCAGATCCCCCAGGACCGCTCCCACCTGCTGATCATCGAGGCGACCGAGGAGTTCCGGGTGCCCGAGGCCGGCACGCTCGGCCGGTTCTTCCCCTTCGACCCCTCCCTGATCACCATCCCCGAGCCGGAGGTCTTCCCCGACGACGGCCGGGAGGAGTACGAGATCCGCCTGCGCCAGCGCGAGGGCCGCTCCTCGCTGTTCTACCCGTTCAACCCGCTGGACGTGGAAGGGTGGCGGGGCGACAACTTCCCCTTCACCTTCAACATCGCCGACTACGACGTCATCACCTCCGACGACGTCCACCTGCCCCCCACGGTGCACCTGTTCATGCAGGCCACCGGGGTGTACGTGCTGAACTTCCTGCCCCGCCCGGCCGAGGGCAAGCCGGGGGTGGAACGGGTCCCCTGGTACCACCGCAACACCGACTACGACGAGATCGCCTTCTACCACGGCGGCAGCGTCTTCGGCGTGGACATGCCCGCCGGGCTGATCTCGCACGCCCCCCAGGGCATCCACCACGGCGTCCCCGAGCGGGCCCGCCGGCGCGCCCGGCGCCTGTTCGAGCAGGAAAAACGGGTGGAGTGGAAGGTCATCGCGATCGACACGCGCCGCCGGCTCATCCCCACGCCGGTGATGCTGGGCGCCCAGCCCACCCAGACCAAGGAAGAAGCCGACAAGAAAGAGGTGCGGGCGTGA
- a CDS encoding alpha/beta hydrolase family protein, translating into MSERKRFEYERKPYLIVFEDTSAYRDTYGGVSEHVVLESYLLRPKGVPSDTVIVFMHPIGGGAYLPMTNALPRAGHHVIYCNSRYRGVDSALIMEKVVQDLAACVKDARERLGYQNVILGGWSGGGALSLFYQQQAQHPTVTCTPAGDPPDLTRLDLPPADGIMLLAAHISRHGTLTEWLDPSILDEQDPTKRDPELDIYNPDNPNQPPYSPEFIERYRAAQIARNRRITAWVKETLADLKAQGEPLMERGFVVHGTMADPRWLDPTLDPSDRPPGRCYLGDPRIVNMGPVGLARFSTLRSWLSQWSYDDANADGPRCAADIKVPTLVIGNTADDACTPSHTHRLFEAIGHPDKEMHMIKGATHYYAGPDQVPHLNQAVDIITRWLGERSWTAL; encoded by the coding sequence GTGAGCGAGCGGAAGAGATTCGAATACGAGCGCAAGCCGTACCTCATCGTCTTCGAGGACACCTCGGCCTACCGCGACACCTACGGCGGGGTCAGCGAGCACGTGGTGCTGGAGAGCTACCTGCTGCGCCCCAAGGGCGTCCCCTCCGACACGGTGATCGTGTTCATGCACCCCATCGGCGGCGGGGCCTACCTGCCGATGACCAACGCGCTGCCGCGCGCCGGCCACCACGTGATCTACTGCAACAGCCGCTACCGCGGCGTCGACAGCGCGCTGATCATGGAGAAGGTCGTCCAGGACCTGGCCGCCTGCGTCAAGGACGCCCGCGAGCGCCTGGGCTACCAGAACGTGATCTTGGGCGGGTGGAGCGGCGGCGGCGCGCTGTCGCTGTTCTACCAGCAGCAGGCCCAGCACCCCACGGTCACCTGCACGCCCGCCGGCGACCCGCCCGACCTCACCCGGCTGGACCTGCCCCCGGCCGACGGGATCATGCTGCTGGCCGCGCACATCAGCCGGCACGGCACGCTCACCGAGTGGCTGGACCCGTCCATCCTGGACGAGCAGGACCCCACCAAACGCGACCCCGAGCTGGACATCTATAACCCCGACAACCCCAACCAGCCGCCGTACTCGCCGGAGTTCATCGAGCGCTACCGGGCCGCCCAGATCGCCCGCAACCGCCGCATCACCGCGTGGGTGAAGGAGACCCTGGCCGACCTCAAGGCTCAGGGCGAGCCGCTGATGGAGCGGGGGTTCGTGGTGCACGGGACGATGGCCGACCCGCGCTGGCTCGACCCGACGCTGGACCCCAGCGACCGCCCGCCGGGCCGCTGCTACCTGGGCGACCCGCGGATCGTGAACATGGGCCCGGTGGGGCTGGCCCGGTTCAGCACGCTGCGCAGCTGGCTGTCGCAGTGGAGCTATGACGACGCCAACGCCGACGGGCCGCGCTGCGCGGCCGACATCAAGGTGCCGACCCTGGTCATCGGGAACACCGCCGACGACGCCTGCACCCCAAGCCACACCCACCGGCTGTTTGAGGCGATCGGGCACCCCGACAAGGAAATGCACATGATCAAAGGGGCGACCCACTACTACGCCGGCCCCGACCAGGTGCCGCACCTCAACCAGGCCGTCGACATCATCACCCGGTGGCTGGGTGAGCGGTCATGGACGGCGCTGTGA